The Tolypothrix sp. NIES-4075 DNA segment TAAATCTGCGGTGGGGACGGTGATTTTAAATAACTCCGCTGCCTGATAAGTTGGATTTGGGCAATATTCAGCAAACTTTGGATCGTCTGCTAGAGGATTCGGGTAAGTGGGAAATATGTCAAATACAAAGGTTGTAATGTCACCATCTACTTGCGCGGGAAACTTACCTTTAAACTGACCTTGTACAGGATTATTCGCAACATGCATTACCGGCACTTTCTCACCCGTCCAAGGATTTTCCCATTTTTGCACAATCTCGCTTGTCTTTGGGTCGAGGTAGTAAGTCAGTTCTCTAGAGGTAAAATCCCAGCTACCCTCTTCTGTGGGAATACACCTACTTACACTCATTCCCAACATTTCAAATAGAAGTTTTTTCTTTTCACCTGGTATAAAAGCGTAAATTGCACCTTTCCAAACCAAAAAGGTTGATTGGGTGGGATCGAGGGAAGAACGAGTCTTTATCCATGCTTGAGCATCAAATTCTTGGGTTTCGGCAACCATTTTTTGGCTCCTTGCTATGTGAAGTTGAAGGGGAAAAAGGGTAGTATCAGCTACCAACTTACTGAGTGTACACTCTCCTGCTTATTTTATATAGCTCATAGTCAGCAATGAGAGCGCTTAGTACAGCATGAGCGTAAAAGCGTAGCGTTTTTAAATGCATCTTGACGCATTAACATTGTATCGAGACGCGATCGCATTGTATCGGGATGCGATCGCATTGCAAACTCTATTGCGAAATTTAATTTGCTACTTTATTAATGAAATGCTGTACTTAGTTTGGGCACGCGCATTATGGCTTGTTTTGGCAAGAATAAAGCTGTGAAAGTGTAGGCGATCGCGCTCTAATATCAAATGATTAAGAGTGTATGCGATCGCGCTCTATTATTCCAAAATTCCCAATTCCCTAGTGCTAGGCTACAGTTAACGTTCTTCAAAAAGCAACTATGACTGCCCTTACCGTTAACTTACATCCTGTCATTGAGCTAACAGATGAGCAATTTTTCCAACTCTGCCAGAATAATCGAGATTTGCGCTTTGAGCGCACCGCTCTTGGAGAATTAATTATTATGCCTCCAACAGGCTGGGAAACTGGTAACAAAAATTCTAAACTCGCACAGCGCTTGGGCAATTGGGCAGATGCTGATGGTACAGGATTGGCTTTTGACTCGTCAACAGGTTTCAAACTTCCCAATGGTGCAAACCGTTCTCCGGATGCATCCTGGGTTAAACGATCGCGAATCGAAACTCTCAACCCAAATCCCGCACGATTTATGCCACTTGCTCCTGATTTTGCCGTAGAATTACGCTCTGCAAGTGACACGTTACAGACATTACGACAAAAAATGCAGGAGTATATTAACTGCGGTGTGCGTTTAGGTTGGCTTATCGATCCTCAAAACCAACAAGTAGAAATTTATCGTCAAGGACAGGATGTGGAAATTTTGCAATCTCCTGCTAGTTTATCAGGTGAAGATATTCTGCTGGAATTTGTATTGGATTTGACACAGATTTTAAGTTAGGAACTGTGTAAAAGCGTAACATTTTTAAATGCATCGAGTCACAATCGCATTGTGTCGGGTCACAATCGCATTGTGTCGAGTCACAATCGCATTGTATCGAGTCACAATCGCATTGTGTCGGGTCACAATCGCATTGTGTCGGGTCACAATCGCATTGTGTCGAGTCACAATCGCATTGTGTCGGGTCACAATCGCATTGTATCGAGTCACAATCGCATTGTGTCGGGTCACAATCGCATTGCAGGGTATTGCCTTTCTTTAATTCGTAGCGTTCGTATGAAACGCAGAGAACACAGAGAAATAAGAGTTTAGGAGAGTCTTTGCGCTCATTCCTCACAAATTTTAACTTAAGCAATCTTTAACAAACATACTCCGTACCTTTACGATTATCGCAGTTGAAGTGAGGTATTCGCGTTCTACAATAAATATTTCCCCCGTTTGCCAAAATCAGGGTGAGTGAGTGATGTTGTTGAAGTTGCATAAAATCGAAAAGCTGAAGACAAGCGTAGGCAATAGTTTACGCCTAGTCTTGCCAGTGGCTGTCATATTCTTTGTTCTTTGTCTAATATTTACCCTGCATCGATATTACAGTTTTTACGCCTCATTCGATCAAGGTATTTTTAACCAAGTTTTTTGGAATAACCTCCACGGACGCTTTTTTCAAAGTTCTCTGTCTTCAAGTCTTTCAACGAATGTCGTTCATGGTGGAGAAGTCCCGACAGTTTATTATCATCGGCTAGGTCAACACTTTACACCAGCGTTGTTACTTTGGCTACCTATATATGCGTTGTTTCCCTCACCAGCAACTTTAACGGTTATCCAAGTGACGTTGATTGCTGCTGCTGGTTTGGTGTTGTATTTATTGGCACGACAATATTTAGAACCACCATTAGCAGTAATGATAACTGCTAGCTATTACGCCGCAAATGCCGTCATAGGTCCAACTTTATGCAACTTTCATGACATTTGTCAGACTCCCCTATTTATGTTTGGGTTGCTGCTAGCAATGGAAAAACGCTGGTGGCGTCTGTTTT contains these protein-coding regions:
- a CDS encoding DUF1838 domain-containing protein; this translates as MVAETQEFDAQAWIKTRSSLDPTQSTFLVWKGAIYAFIPGEKKKLLFEMLGMSVSRCIPTEEGSWDFTSRELTYYLDPKTSEIVQKWENPWTGEKVPVMHVANNPVQGQFKGKFPAQVDGDITTFVFDIFPTYPNPLADDPKFAEYCPNPTYQAAELFKITVPTADLLNSELPSVSQLRLSWDRIGQWLPWMKMGAHEGHLIYSAYGSKVDGLSDLPQLLQDEINTRVPLYRKAPKSFIEGEDMTSWLYFQQNFEAYLAGETFPLPAGEEL
- a CDS encoding Uma2 family endonuclease, which translates into the protein MTALTVNLHPVIELTDEQFFQLCQNNRDLRFERTALGELIIMPPTGWETGNKNSKLAQRLGNWADADGTGLAFDSSTGFKLPNGANRSPDASWVKRSRIETLNPNPARFMPLAPDFAVELRSASDTLQTLRQKMQEYINCGVRLGWLIDPQNQQVEIYRQGQDVEILQSPASLSGEDILLEFVLDLTQILS